The Methanofollis sp. genome contains the following window.
GTCGAAGTGGCGTTTCATCGGGGTGTCGTTCACCGCGACCACCGGGAACTTCAGCGCGCCTTCGGCCGCCATCGAGCGGAGGCGGTGGATGCCGGTCGTCGTCTCTTCGCAGCCGCCGATCACGTTCGCGAGAAGTTCCTGCCTGCGAGTGTGGAGCTCGAAGATGAGGTCCATGCCGTCGTCGATGGTGATCACCGGGTGCGCGTCGAGGACCTTGTTGATCGCCGCGTAGTACTCTTCATTCGAGCACGCCCGCTTCGCATAGCAGTGCACGCCCGGCACCTCGCCGAGGGCCTCGGCCACGTCGTCCTGGGTGGAGAGGGGGTTGCAGCCGGTGATGTACACCTCGGCCCCGCCTGCCGCCAGGGTCTCGACAAGGACGGCGGTCTTTGCCTCCACATGGAGGGCCATCCCGATGGTCACGCCCGCGAGGGGCTTCGTCTCCTCGAATTCCTTTCTGATGCTGCCGAGCACCGGCATGTACTGCCGTGCCCAGTCCATCTTCTGCTGACCGGTCTTCATAGCCTCACCTGACGTCTTCCCATATAGGTGGACGCGCATCCACTTGAAAGGTGACGGTCAGGCCTGGCGGCCCCCTCCCAAATGCTGATTATCCCCGCGGTCAGAGAAGTTCGCATGGCACTCACCAAACGGATCATCCCCTGCCTGGACATCAAGAACGGCAGAGTGGTGAAGGGGACGCACTTCGAGGGACTCCGCGACGCCGGCGACCCGGTCGAACTTGCGGCGCGCTACAACGAGCAGGGAGCGGACGAGGTGGTCTTCCTGGACATCACGGCCTCGAAGGAAGGGCGGGGCACGATCATCCCGGTCATCGAGCGTGCCGCCGACGAACTCTTCCTCCCCCTCACCGTCGGGGGCGGGATCAGGACACTCGACGACATCACCAGGATCCTCAGGGCCGGCGCGGACAAGGTCTCCATCAACACGAGCGCGGTGGACGACCCCACCCTGATCACCAGGGCCGCGGAGCGCTTCGGCACCCAGTGCGTCGTCGTCGCCATCGACGTGCGGGCCAACCCGGCGATGAAGGACGGCGCCACTCCCATTACCCTCGCCGACGGCCGGACCGTCTGGTATGAGGTGGTGACCATGGGCGGGTCGCACCCGACAGGCATTGACGCGATTCGGTGGGCAAAAGAGGTTGAGGAAAGGGGCGCCGGCGAGATCCTGCTCACGAGCATGGAGACTGACGGCACGAAAAACGGGTTCGATATCCCGGTCACCCGCGCCGTCTCTGAGAGTGTCGGCATCCCGGTCATCGCCAGCGGCGGCGTCGGGACGCTGGAGCATTTCAGGGACGGCTTCGCCATTGGAAAAGCGGACGCCTGCCTTGCGGCAAGCGTCTTCCACTATGGCGAGATGACCGTCAGCCAGGTCAAGGAGTACCTGGCCGGGCAGGGTATCCAGGTACGGCTCTGAGGTCGAGTTCGAGGGCCGCCACCGGGTGCTCCAGGGAGAAGGCGACGAGCACCTCGGGGTGGACCTCGCCGAAGACACCCACTTTTTTGCCGTCCACCAGGACGTCGCCGCGCCTGCCTTCGATGAAAGCCGGGTCCGCAGACTCGACGAACTCCGGGGAGAGGCCGCACTCGCGGCAGAAGGCGTCCATCATCGCATAGGCCTCGGAGAAGTCGGCGCCCGGGTGGATGGAGACGGCGGCGACGCTCTGCATCGTCTTCACGCCGCGGATGATGTCGCCGGTCGCAAAGAGGCGCTGCGGGAG
Protein-coding sequences here:
- a CDS encoding adenosylhomocysteinase, which translates into the protein MKTGQQKMDWARQYMPVLGSIRKEFEETKPLAGVTIGMALHVEAKTAVLVETLAAGGAEVYITGCNPLSTQDDVAEALGEVPGVHCYAKRACSNEEYYAAINKVLDAHPVITIDDGMDLIFELHTRRQELLANVIGGCEETTTGIHRLRSMAAEGALKFPVVAVNDTPMKRHFD
- the hisF gene encoding imidazole glycerol phosphate synthase subunit HisF, whose protein sequence is MALTKRIIPCLDIKNGRVVKGTHFEGLRDAGDPVELAARYNEQGADEVVFLDITASKEGRGTIIPVIERAADELFLPLTVGGGIRTLDDITRILRAGADKVSINTSAVDDPTLITRAAERFGTQCVVVAIDVRANPAMKDGATPITLADGRTVWYEVVTMGGSHPTGIDAIRWAKEVEERGAGEILLTSMETDGTKNGFDIPVTRAVSESVGIPVIASGGVGTLEHFRDGFAIGKADACLAASVFHYGEMTVSQVKEYLAGQGIQVRL